The following are encoded together in the Cyanobacterium aponinum PCC 10605 genome:
- the rpmE gene encoding 50S ribosomal protein L31 produces the protein MPKEGIHPQWYPDAKVICNGEEVMRVGSTQPEINVEVWSGNHPFYTGTQKIIDTEGRVDRFLRKYGMLGKQEKKDSES, from the coding sequence ATGCCCAAAGAAGGAATACACCCCCAATGGTATCCTGATGCCAAAGTTATTTGTAACGGTGAAGAAGTGATGCGTGTGGGATCTACCCAACCTGAAATTAATGTAGAGGTTTGGTCTGGTAATCATCCCTTTTACACTGGTACTCAGAAAATTATTGATACGGAAGGAAGAGTCGATCGCTTCTTACGTAAGTACGGTATGCTTGGTAAGCAGGAAAAGAAAGATTCAGAAAGCTAA
- a CDS encoding urease subunit beta, which translates to MIPGEIFTPEGSIELNQGRETLKITVANTGDRPIQVGSHFPFAKVNSALRFDRDKTISMRLNIPAGTAIRFEPGDEKEVELVKTQGTYQ; encoded by the coding sequence ATGATACCAGGTGAAATATTTACCCCAGAAGGTTCGATCGAACTTAACCAAGGACGAGAAACCTTGAAAATTACTGTTGCCAATACAGGCGATCGCCCTATTCAAGTTGGTTCACATTTTCCCTTTGCTAAAGTTAATTCTGCTCTCAGATTCGATCGAGACAAAACCATCAGTATGCGTTTAAATATTCCAGCCGGTACTGCCATTCGTTTTGAACCAGGAGACGAGAAAGAAGTAGAATTAGTCAAAACTCAAGGAACTTATCAATAA